The proteins below come from a single Corylus avellana chromosome ca3, CavTom2PMs-1.0 genomic window:
- the LOC132174477 gene encoding uncharacterized protein LOC132174477 encodes MVGSGRVSLGVGLLVTIDLFAASAEAPRPLGVTGDSPPSTDLSKEGKLRNCLAVCDVSGSMYGTPWEVSVAMGLLVSDLSEEPWKGKVIIFSESPQLHIIEGDDLQSKMKFAENTINFGNTDFQKVFDLILQVAVDGKLEDQMIKRIFAFSDMEFDKASCNDWETDYKAIQRKFRERGYGSVVPEIVFWNLRDSKSTPVTISDKGVALVSGFSKNLMKLFFDGDGIINPADIVEAAISGEEYQKLAVVD; translated from the exons ATGGTTGGAAGTGGTAGGGTGTCTCTGGGTGTGGGATTGTTGGTGACGATTGATTTGTTCGCCGCCAGCGCCGAAGCCCCGCGTCCCCTGGGGGTTACAGGGGATTCCCCACCCTCCACGG ATTTGTCCAAGGAAGGCAAGTTGAGGAACTGCCTCGCCGTCTGCGACGTCTCCGGGAGCATGTATGGGACCCCTTGGGAAGTGTCTGTTGCAATGGGGTTGTTGGTTTCCGATCTGAGCGAAGAGCCGTGGAAGGGGAAGGTTATTATTTTTAGCGAGTCACCTCAGCTTCATATAATTGAGGGCGATGATCTTCAGTCGAAGATGAAGTTTGCGGAGAATACAATAAACTTTGGAAACACCGATTTTCAGAAGGTGTTTGATCTTATATTACAAGTGGCGGTGGATGGAAAGTTGGAGGACCAGATGATCAAGAGGATCTTCGCGTTTAGTGACATGGAGTTTGACAAAGCTTCGTGCAATGATTGGGAAACCGACTACAAAGCTATACAGAGGAAGTTCAGGGAGAGAGGGTATGGCTCTGTGGTGCCGGAGATTGTGTTTTGGAATCTAAGGGACTCGAAATCAACGCCGGTGACTATCTCCGACAAGGGGGTGGCGCTGGTGAGTGGGTTTTCGAAGAATTTGATGAAGTTGTTCTTTGATGGTGATGGGATAATTAACCCGGCGGATATCGTGGAAGCCGCCATCTCCGGCGAAGAGTATCAGAAACTTGCTGTGGTGGATTGA